The sequence attactcaCTATCTTTGGTTCCttaaccattaacatgatttttcctacagaggtgacatcacatgccacatttaaataatgaaatatacctataaaagttatgaatgtgaaaatagaattttatcatcaaataaaaatgcatagtattgtttttgagggcacataattctaacactagGATCTTCAAAAGTGACGGATTCTGCtttaacaattgattttttaacaGTTGACATAGgaagaaatttctttttttccttcgttTATTTTTGGGAGAGTGGATTTGGTTAgtattttacataattttatttggaatCAAAATCGTCTTCTACTTTGTCTCTTGTACATGATTGttgaaatgtttttcaaattaCATATCTTATTCCTttgtttccttattttttggaCTAATGTAATGTATTACATTGACAAagatacttcttcttttttattgaatttcatTTGTTCTATTTCTAAAACACCCCGGTTGCCCCCCACATTTGCACATATAGTGAAAATTTATGTATTCTCCAACTAAAATAAAGTCATAGCATGATCATTTACAGACCCAACAAAGTCTTTCTTATTCATGATACAATACATGCCCCTTTAAAGCTCAGCAGATAGACTAAAGTGTCTAACAAGTTCAACGGACCTAGATGAAACAAAGCTAAACttatacaaaacaaaatgtaatCAACGCTATTTAGTATTTGCACAACCATTTGAACATGCTGACACTTTCAGATTTGAGCCTAACCATTACTCTACTCCAAGCCATCCCTTTTCCTTGACTGCCCAACAAACTCATAAACCTTCTTCTGGTCAGGAAGAGACTTGGCCACAGTCTCCTTTTGCAGGCACCTCTTAGCCCATGCAACAATCTTGGGGCACTCAGCCTCTATGTTGATATTGCCAAAGATCTCATAGACAATGAACCAGCTGTAGAAGGGGATAAGAGAAAGGTCCACAAACCCAAATGTTTCACCCCCAAAGTAAGGCTTGTCACTGAGCTCCCCCTCCAATATCTTGAAGGTTTCAATGAATTCCTTCTTGCCTGCCTCCAGCTCTTCTCCTTTTGTGGTCAATACCTTCCTTGAAACATAATAAACCTGTATTTTCcacaaattatataaaatgatgaaaaatgacagtatt is a genomic window of Quercus lobata isolate SW786 chromosome 2, ValleyOak3.0 Primary Assembly, whole genome shotgun sequence containing:
- the LOC115974626 gene encoding probable glutathione S-transferase, with product MADEVILLDFWASLFGMRVRIALAEKGIKYECKEELWNKSSLKSPLLLEMNPIHKKIPVLIHNGKTVCESLIIVQYIDEVWKDKSPLLPSHPYQRAHARFWADFVDNKVYYVSRKVLTTKGEELEAGKKEFIETFKILEGELSDKPYFGGETFGFVDLSLIPFYSWFIVYEIFGNINIEAECPKIVAWAKRCLQKETVAKSLPDQKKVYEFVGQSRKRDGLE